One Longimicrobiales bacterium DNA window includes the following coding sequences:
- a CDS encoding helicase C-terminal domain-containing protein has product MSPGDVPDGFPLRLPKEVLVGLDGLEEEDVPAGPKRSAPPPTPLSLSSDASARISAEIERAGGREVCFLAKVDVDRVITEPRAVSRGNFDAVLVAARDAEEGGVMIHNHPSGVLEPSDADMNVAAHLYEQGMGTAIVDNAATKLYVVVEPPAPRVVVPLDADGLDALIAPGGALAARFPGYENRPGQREMLRSVVDRFNEGGVSIVEAGTGTGKSLAYLIPAVRWAQENGERTVLSTNTINLQEQLARKDLPLVQSIVGDVRWALVKGRGNYISIRRAFLAAEGQASLFEDDRAEEMRALLEWVESTEDGSRSDLPFTPQNDTWDEVRSDPDMCLRARCPHFQACFYQNARRKAASAEVLIVNHHLLFTDLAVRRATQNYTQAAVLPAYTRVVLDEAHNVEDAATSHLGVELTRVGLFRMLSRLDRRGRGVLTAVHEALAGFDQGPDLRERLENRVRPALSRARGSVEGFIETMEFFVPPGESTVRLGPSGIGEPADREDIRERLNATVSSLNTLERELRELRTRIEVFEEITDALQGRVLDIRSVERRISGATHGLQVVLAPDEESHTFVRWLETRGQGKHRNIVMAAAPIDLGELLVDGLFTRADTTVLTSATLTTRNRFDFLKGRLGLDQAHLKHIENVPEIHERKVLSPFEFTEQSLLVVPTDLPAPEGGASEFQAATTEITIELAQMSDGGLFVLFTSHSALRRVAELLRVRGADGKWPLFVQGEDTRHRLLDRFTKAGRGILLGTSSFWEGVDVPGDPLRGLIIQKLPFRVPTEPITAARMEAIERANGDPFHDFMLPHAALRLKQGFGRLIRSRTDRGAVLILDDRIVSKRYGRYLRESLPDAPFVKGAWTDVRRKVAAFYGES; this is encoded by the coding sequence TTGAGCCCCGGCGACGTCCCAGACGGTTTCCCTCTGCGTCTTCCTAAGGAAGTCCTGGTCGGGTTGGACGGTTTGGAGGAGGAGGATGTGCCTGCGGGGCCCAAACGCTCCGCCCCTCCTCCCACACCCTTGTCACTGTCGAGTGACGCGAGTGCTCGGATCAGTGCGGAGATCGAGCGTGCGGGGGGGCGGGAGGTATGCTTCCTTGCCAAGGTCGACGTGGACCGAGTGATCACGGAGCCTCGAGCGGTATCTCGCGGCAACTTCGACGCTGTCCTCGTTGCAGCCCGAGACGCCGAAGAAGGTGGGGTCATGATTCATAACCACCCGAGCGGAGTGCTCGAGCCATCCGACGCGGATATGAACGTTGCGGCGCACCTGTATGAACAGGGTATGGGGACGGCGATCGTGGATAATGCCGCGACAAAGTTGTATGTCGTGGTCGAGCCGCCGGCGCCGCGCGTCGTAGTGCCCCTCGACGCTGACGGCCTAGATGCGCTCATCGCGCCTGGAGGGGCCCTGGCCGCAAGGTTTCCGGGGTATGAAAACCGTCCGGGGCAACGAGAGATGCTCCGAAGCGTGGTGGATCGGTTCAACGAAGGGGGCGTCTCCATCGTTGAGGCGGGGACGGGGACGGGCAAGTCCCTCGCGTACCTCATTCCCGCGGTGCGATGGGCACAGGAAAACGGCGAACGCACGGTCCTCTCCACGAATACCATCAACCTCCAGGAACAGCTCGCCAGGAAGGACCTACCGCTGGTCCAGTCGATCGTCGGGGATGTCCGATGGGCTCTGGTAAAGGGGCGGGGCAACTACATATCCATCCGCCGGGCTTTTCTGGCGGCGGAGGGCCAGGCCTCACTATTCGAGGATGACAGGGCCGAAGAGATGCGAGCGCTGCTGGAGTGGGTTGAATCGACCGAAGACGGTTCCCGGTCGGACCTCCCGTTTACGCCGCAGAACGACACCTGGGATGAGGTCCGAAGCGACCCGGATATGTGCCTCCGGGCCCGCTGTCCGCACTTCCAGGCCTGTTTTTATCAGAATGCGCGGCGGAAAGCGGCATCGGCTGAGGTCCTGATCGTGAACCACCACCTGCTGTTCACCGACCTTGCCGTCCGTCGTGCCACGCAGAACTACACCCAAGCCGCGGTGCTCCCGGCATATACTCGGGTCGTACTGGACGAGGCCCACAATGTTGAAGACGCAGCTACGTCGCACCTTGGTGTCGAACTGACCCGAGTTGGCCTCTTTCGGATGCTCTCGAGGCTCGATCGTAGGGGGCGGGGCGTCCTCACCGCGGTTCACGAGGCCTTGGCGGGATTCGACCAAGGCCCTGATCTCCGTGAACGGCTGGAGAATCGGGTGCGGCCAGCGCTTTCCCGTGCTCGCGGCAGCGTCGAAGGCTTCATTGAGACGATGGAGTTCTTCGTGCCTCCTGGGGAGAGCACTGTGCGGCTTGGGCCGTCCGGTATTGGGGAGCCAGCAGATCGTGAGGATATCCGGGAACGGCTGAACGCGACGGTGTCGTCGCTGAACACACTCGAGCGTGAATTGAGAGAATTGCGCACGCGCATCGAAGTGTTTGAAGAGATCACGGACGCGCTACAGGGAAGGGTGTTGGACATCCGCTCTGTCGAACGGCGCATTTCCGGGGCTACGCATGGACTCCAAGTGGTCCTCGCCCCGGACGAGGAGTCTCACACCTTCGTTCGTTGGCTTGAGACTCGGGGGCAGGGGAAGCACCGGAACATCGTCATGGCAGCGGCTCCGATCGACCTTGGGGAGCTACTCGTGGATGGCCTATTCACCCGAGCCGATACGACCGTACTTACTTCGGCCACGCTGACGACCCGGAACCGCTTCGATTTTCTCAAAGGCAGGCTCGGCTTAGACCAAGCGCATCTGAAACACATAGAGAATGTGCCTGAGATACATGAACGTAAGGTGCTGTCCCCCTTTGAGTTCACGGAGCAGTCCCTACTTGTAGTGCCGACCGACCTGCCCGCTCCGGAGGGAGGGGCGAGTGAGTTCCAGGCGGCGACGACGGAGATCACGATCGAGCTCGCCCAGATGAGTGACGGGGGCCTTTTCGTCCTCTTCACGTCCCATAGCGCTCTGAGGCGAGTAGCAGAATTATTGAGGGTCCGGGGAGCGGACGGGAAATGGCCACTTTTCGTACAAGGGGAGGACACCCGCCATCGGCTGTTGGATCGATTTACGAAGGCTGGCCGCGGTATTCTGCTTGGCACCTCTTCGTTTTGGGAGGGTGTGGATGTCCCCGGTGATCCGCTCCGGGGGCTCATCATCCAAAAACTGCCGTTTCGGGTCCCGACCGAACCCATCACGGCGGCGAGAATGGAGGCCATAGAACGTGCCAATGGCGACCCATTCCACGACTTCATGCTCCCTCATGCAGCATTGCGCTTGAAGCAGGGATTCGGGCGACTGATTCGGTCGCGTACGGATCGCGGGGCGGTTCTCATCTTGGACGACCGTATCGTTTCCAAGCGATATGGACGGTATCTCCGAGAGTCGCTTCCAGACGCGCCTTTCGTGAAGGGTGCCTGGACTGACGTTCGCCGCAAGGTTGCTGCGTTTTACGGAGAGTCTTGA